A region of Homo sapiens chromosome 17, GRCh38.p14 Primary Assembly DNA encodes the following proteins:
- the KCNJ12 gene encoding ATP-sensitive inward rectifier potassium channel 12 isoform X1 yields the protein MTAASRANPYSIVSSEEDGLHLVTMSGANGFGNGKVHTRRRCRNRFVKKNGQCNIEFANMDEKSQRYLADMFTTCVDIRWRYMLLIFSLAFLASWLLFGIIFWVIAVAHGDLEPAEGRGRTPCVMQVHGFMAAFLFSIETQTTIGYGLRCVTEECPVAVFMVVAQSIVGCIIDSFMIGAIMAKMARPKKRAQTLLFSHNAVVALRDGKLCLMWRVGNLRKSHIVEAHVRAQLIKPRVTEEGEYIPLDQIDIDVGFDKGLDRIFLVSPITILHEIDEASPLFGISRQDLETDDFEIVVILEGMVEATAMTTQARSSYLANEILWGHRFEPVLFEEKNQYKIDYSHFHKTYEVPSTPRCSAKDLVENKFLLPSANSFCYENELAFLSRDEEDEADGDQDGRSRDGLSPQARHDFDRLQAGGGVLEQRPYRRESEI from the coding sequence ATGACCGCGGCCAGCCGGGCCAACCCCTACAGCATCGTGTCATCGGAGGAGGACGGGCTGCACCTGGTCACCATGTCGGGCGCCAACGGCTTCGGCAACGGCAAGGTGCACACGCGGCGCAGGTGCCGCAACCGCTTCGTCAAGAAGAATGGCCAGTGCAACATTGAGTTCGCCAACATGGACGAGAAGTCACAGCGCTACCTGGCTGACATGTTCACCACCTGTGTGGACATCCGCTGGCGGTACATGCTGCTCATCTTCTCGCTGGCCTTCCTTGCCTCCTGGCTGCTGTTCGGCATCATCTTCTGGGTCATCGCGGTGGCACACGGTGACCTGGAGCCGGCTGAGGGCCGGGGCCGCACACCCTGTGTGATGCAGGTGCACGGCTTCATGGCGGCCTTCCTCTTCTCCATCGAGACGCAGACCACCATCGGCTACGGGCTGCGCTGTGTGACGGAGGAGTGCCCGGTGGCCGTCTTCATGGTGGTGGCCCAGTCCATCGTGGGCTGCATCATCGACTCCTTCATGATTGGTGCCATCATGGCCAAGATGGCAAGGCCCAAGAAGCGGGCACAGACGCTGCTGTTCAGCCACAACGCCGTGGTGGCCCTGCGTgacggcaagctctgcctcatgTGGCGTGTGGGTAACCTGCGCAAGAGCCACATTGTGGAGGCCCATGTGCGCGCGCAGCTCATCAAGCCGCGGGTCACCGAGGAGGGCGAGTACATCCCGCTGGACCAGATCGACATCGATGTGGGCTTCGACAAGGGCCTGGACCGCATCTTTCTGGTGTCGCCCATCACCATCTTGCATGAGATTGACGAGGCCAGCCCGCTCTTCGGCATCAGCCGGCAGGACCTGGAGACGGACGACTTTGAGATCGTGGTCATCCTGGAAGGCATGGTGGAGGCCACAGCCATGACCACCCAGGCCCGCAGCTCCTACCTGGCCAATGAGATCCTGTGGGGTCACCGCTTTGAGCCCGTGCTCTTCGAGGAGAAGAACCAGTACAAGATTGACTACTCGCACTTCCACAAGACCTATGAGGTGCCCTCTACGCCCCGCTGCAGTGCGAAGGATCTGGTAGAGAACAAGTTCCTGCTGCCCAGCGCCAACTCCTTCTGCTACGAGAACGAGCTGGCCTTCCTGAGCCGTGACGAGGAGGATGAGGCGGACGGAGACCAGGACGGCCGAAGCCGGGACGGCCTCAGCCCCCAGGCCAGGCATGACTTTGACAGACTCCAGGCTGGCGGCGGGGTCCTGGAGCAGCGGCCCTACAGACGGGAGTCAGAGATCTGA